The Panicum virgatum strain AP13 chromosome 5K, P.virgatum_v5, whole genome shotgun sequence genome has a window encoding:
- the LOC120707223 gene encoding probable V-type proton ATPase subunit d → MYGWEMLSFNIHDGFLEAIVRGNRSGLLTAADYNNLCQCETLDDIKMHLTATEYGPYLQNEPSPLHTTTIVEKCTLKLVDEYKHMLCQATEPLSTFLQYITYGHMIDNVVLIVTGTLHERDVNELLEKCHPLGMFDSIASLAVAQNMRELYRLVLVDTPLAPYFSECITSEDLDDMNIEIMRNTLYKAYLEDFYKFCQKLGGATAEIMCDLLSFEADRRAVNITINSIGTELTRDDRRKLYSNFGLLYPYGHEELAVCEDVDQVRGAMEKYPPYQSIFNRISYGESQMLDKAFYEEEVRRLCLSFEQQFHYAVFFAYIRLREQEIRNLMWISECVAQNQKSRVHDSVVFIF, encoded by the exons atgTACGGGTGGGAGATGCTGTCGTTCAACATCCACGACGGGTTCCTGGAGGCCATCGTGCGGGGGAACCGCTCGGgcctcctcaccgccgccgactaCAACAACCTCTGCCAGTGCGAGACCCTCGACGACATCAAGATGCACCTCACCGCCACCGAGTACGGGCCCTACCTCCAGAACG AGCCTTCTCCCTTGCACACAACAACAATTGTGGAGAAGTGCACTCTTAAACTGGTTGATGAGTACAAGCACATGCTATGCCAGGCTACTGAACCACTATCTACATTCTTGCAGTATATAAC GTACGGGCATATGATTGATAATGTTGTCCTTATTGTAACCGGGACATTGCATGAGAGAGATGTTAATGAACTGTTGGAGAAATGCCACCCATTGGGCATGTTTGACAG CATTGCATCACTTGCTGTTGCTCAAAATATGCGTGAGCTTTATAGATTGGTTCTGGTCGATACACCCTTGGCTCCATACTTCTCGGAGTGCATTACATCTGAG GATCTGGATGACATGAATATTGAGATTATGAGGAACACTCTGTACAAAGCATATCTTGAGGATTTTTACAAATTTTGCCAG AAACTGGGTGGTGCTACAGCTGAGATCATGTGTGATCTCCTTTCATTTGAAGCCGACAGAAGAGCAGTTAACATTACAATAAACAG TATTGGGACTGAGTTGACAAGAGATGACCGCAGGAAGCTGTACTCCAACTTTGGTCTATT GTACCCATATGGTCATGAGGAACTGGCTGTCTGTGAAGATGTTGACCAG GTGCGTGGTGCCATGGAGAAGTACCCACCATACCAGTCAATTTTTAACAGGATTTCATATGGAGAAAGCCAGATGTTGGATAAGGCCTTTTATGAGGAGGAAGTACGGAGGCTATGCTTATCCTTTGAGCAGCAG TTTCACTATGCTGTTTTCTTCGCTTACATCAGGCTACGTGAGCAGGAGATAAGGAACCTGATGTGGATCTCTGAATGTGTCGCTCAGAACCAGAAGTCCAGGGTCCACGACAGTGTCGTGTTCATCTTCTGA
- the LOC120707224 gene encoding uncharacterized protein LOC120707224, whose protein sequence is MDSPMGSFLDSVSEHNQESDSDESQSESTHVEADLAILDVIRSMTRKSTTKNSNQKRQRTSATASLGSSTPGSDESLADDEGEGFHTAKAHYVEMLENMWTKKKEFETFKENRKQERHDQIIALEKEKIELRKKDLELRRWIQDNTVMSMDISGMSEQQQKYFLTLQDEIFARRIGAGSG, encoded by the coding sequence ATGGATAGTCCAATGGGTAGTTTTCTGGACTCGGTTAGCGAGCACAACCAAGAAAGCGACTCGGATGAAAGTCAATCTGAAAGTACACACGTTGAGGCAGATCTGGCAATTTTAGACGTTATAAGGTCCATGACGCGTAAGAGTACAACCAAGAATTCCAATCAGAAAAGACAGAGGACAAGCGCCACTGCAAGTCTAGGCTCGTCGACTCCTGGAAGCGATGAAAGCCTTGCTGATGATGAAGGGGAGGGTTTTCACACTGCAAAGGCCCATTACGTGGAAATGTTGGAAAATATGTGGACCAAGAAGAAAGAGTTTGAAACCTTCAAAGAGAATAGAAAGCAAGAGCGCCATGATCAGATAATTGCACTGGAGAAGGAAAAGATTGAACTAAGGAAAAAAGATCTTGAGTTAAGACGATGGATTCAGGATAATACAGTGATGAGTATGGACATTAGTGGTATGAGTGAGCAGCAACAGAAATACTTTTTGACCTTGCAGGATGAGATCTTTGCCCGACGAATTGGTGCAGGTTCTGGTTGA
- the LOC120707225 gene encoding protein QUIRKY-like encodes MAAGGGGGPPPPGPPPMQRRLAVEVVDARDLVPKDGLGTSSAFAVVDFDGQRRRTRTVPRDLNPQWHERLEFAVHDPAGMHAEALDVSLYHDRRFNPSGGGGGSGKNHFLGRVRIYGSQFSRRGEEGIVYFPLEKRSLLSWIRGEVGLKIYYYDEPADGPPPPPPPEEDRPPEQADNAPPPEVPPEAPKELQEMPAPTEAAVEVQQPAAHPPIITVEEAPMHPPMMMMPPPMHGPHGPMMPPPMRGPHGPMMPPPMHGPMTPPPQPEPEPEPAPEPEAGDPYPPEVRKTRMASSTERVRVARHPMAPDCYDPSPRVISGRFASAGESAEPVHSSSYDLVEPMRYLFVRVVRVRGIRACEGPYVKVQAGPYSLRSRPGRDVAGTGNPEWNQVFAISHARPEPTLEISVWDGGAPSPEAFLGGVCFDLSDVPVREQPDGPLAPQWYRLEGGGEPGMVTGDIMVAVWIGTQADDAFPEAWSTDAPYAAYTRSKVYQSPKLWYLRATVIEAQDLRVPAPPPGLPFDVRVKMQLGFQSARTRRAAASGAGGSAFAWSEDLMFVASEPLDDTLVVLVEDRSMIKEPALLGHATIPVASVEQRLDERQMVASRWYNLEGGGGGGMGMPPGNSEAFYSGRLHLRLCLEGGYHVLDEAAHVCSDYRPTAKQLWKAPVGVLELGIIGACGLLPMKTKGGGAKGSTDAYCVAKYGKKWVRTRTVTDSLSPRWNEQYTWQVYDPCTVLTVAVFDNWRMFAGAGEERQDYRVGKVRVRVSTLESNRAYTASYPLLVLLRSGLRKMGELQLAVRFSSPAQLPDTWVTYTSPLLPRAHYLRPIGVAQQEALRGAAVRTVAAWLARSEPPLGPEVVRYMLDADAHAWSVRRAKANWFRIMGVLAWAVGLARWLDGVKRWRNPSTTVLVHALYLVLVWYPELVVPTASLYVFMIGVWYYRFRPRGPAGMDARLSQADTVDGDELEEEFDPVPPPDVLRLRYERLRTLAGRVQRVMGDVAAQGERLQALVSWRDPRASRIFVGVCLAVAVALYAMPPKMVAVAGGFYYLRHPMFRDPMPPPAVNFFRRLPSLSDRLL; translated from the coding sequence atggcggccggtggtggtggcggcccgccgcccccggggccgccgccgatgcAGCGGAGGCTGGCCGTCGAGGTGGTCGACGCGCGCGACCTCGTGCCCAAGGACGGGCTCGGCACGTCCAGCGCCTTCGCGGTCGTGGACTTcgacggccagcggcggcgcacgcgcacCGTGCCGCGGGACCTCAACCCGCAGTGGCACGAGCGCCTCGAGTTCGCCGTGCACGACCCGGCCGGCATGCACGCCGAGGCGCTCGACGTCTCGCTCTACCACGACCGCCGCTTCAacccctccggcggcggcggtgggagcgGCAAGAACCACTTCCTCGGCCGCGTCCGCATCTACGGCTCCCAGTTCTcgcgccgcggcgaggagggcatCGTCTACTTCCCGCTCGAGAAGCGCAGCCTGCTCAGCTGGATCCGCGGCGAGGTCGGGCTCAAGATTTACTACTACGACGAGCCGGCggacgggccgccgccgccaccgccgccggaggaggacaGGCCGCCGGAACAGGCCGacaacgcgccgccgccggaggtccCGCCGGAAGCGCCCAAGGAACTCCAGGAGATGCCTGCGCCCACCGAGGCCGCCGTCGAGGtgcagcagccggcggcgcaTCCCCCAATCATCACCGTGGAGGAAGCGCCGATGCACccgccgatgatgatgatgccgcCGCCGATGCACGGCCCCCATGGCCCTATGATGCCGCCGCCAATGCGCGGGCCGCACGGCCCCATGATGCCGCCGCCGATGCACGGGCCAAtgacaccgccgccgcagccggagccggagccggagcccgcgccggagccggaggccgGCGACCCGTACCCTCCCGAGGTGCGCAAGACGCGGATGGCGTCGAGCACGGAGCGCGTTCGCGTCGCGCGCCACCCGATGGCCCCCGATTGCTACGATCCGTCGCCCCGCGTCATCTCCGGGCGGTTCGCGTCCGCCGGCGAGTCCGCGGAGCCCGTGCACTCGTCGTCGTACGACCTGGTGGAGCCGATGCGCTACCTGTTCGTGCGCGTCGTGCGGGTGCGCGGCATCCGCGCCTGCGAGGGGCCCTACGTCAAGGTCCAGGCCGGCCCCTACTCCCTCCGGTCGcgccctggccgcgacgttgcCGGCACCGGCAACCCCGAGTGGAACCAGGTGTTCGCCATCAGCCACGCCAGGCCGGAGCCGACGCTGGAGATCTCGGTgtgggacggcggcgcgccctccCCCGAGGCCTTCCTCGGCGGCGTGTGCTTCGACCTCTCTGACGTGCCAGTGCGCGAGCAGCCCGACGGCCCGCTGGCCCCGCAGTGGTACCGcctcgagggcggcggcgagccgggcATGGTGACGGGGGACATCATGGTGGCGGTGTGGATCGGCACGCAGGCGGACGACGCGTTCCCGGAGGCGTGGAGCACCGACGCGCCCTACGCCGCGTACACGCGGTCCAAGGTGTACCAGTCGCCCAAGCTCTGGTACCTGCGGGCGACGGTGATCGAGGCGCAGGACCTGCgcgtgccggcgccgccgccggggctgcCGTTCGACGTGCGCGTCAAGATGCAGCTCGGCTTCCAGTCGGCGCggacgcggcgggcggcggcgagcggcgccggcggctcggCGTTCGCGTGGTCCGAGGACCTCATGTTCGTGGCGTCCGAGCCGCTGGACGACACCCTCGTCGTGCTGGTCGAGGACCGGTCCATGATCAAGGAGCCCGCGCTGCTCGGGCACGCCACCATCCCGGTGGCCTCCGTGGAGCAGCGCCTCGACGAGCGGCAGATGGTGGCGTCGAGGTGGTACAACCTggaaggtggtggcggcggcggcatgggcaTGCCCCCTGGCAACAGCGAGGCGTTCTACTCCGGGCGGCTGCACCTCCGGCTGTGCTTGGAAGGCGGGTACCACGTGCTGGACGAGGCGGCGCACGTGTGCAGCGACTACCGGCCAACGGCGAAGCAGCTGTGGAAGGCTCCGGTGGGCGTGCTGGAGCTGGGCATCATCGGCGCGTGCGGCCTGCTGCCGATGAAGaccaagggcggcggcgccaaggGCTCCACGGACGCCTACTGCGTGGCCAAGTACGGCAAGAAGTGGGTGCGCACGCGCACGGTGACCGACAGCCTGAGCCCGCGGTGGAACGAGCAGTACACGTGGCAGGTGTACGACCCCTGCACGGTGCTGACGGTGGCGGTGTTCGACAACTGGCGCAtgttcgccggcgccggcgaggagcggcaGGACTACCGCGTCGGCaaggtgcgcgtgcgcgtgtcgACGCTGGAGAGCAACCGCGCGTACACGGCGTCGTACCCGCTGCTGGTGCTGCTTCGCTCAGGGCTGCGCAAGATGGGCGAGCTGCAGCTGGCCGTGCGCTTCTCGTCGCCGGCGCAGCTGCCGGACACCTGGGTGACCTACacgtcgccgctgctgccgcgcgcGCACTACCTGCGCCCGAtcggcgtggcgcagcaggaggcgctccgcggcgccgccgtgcgcacGGTGGCGGCGTGGCTGGCGCGCTCGGAGCCGCCGCTGGGACCCGAGGTGGTGCGCTACATGCTGGACGCGGACGCGCACGCCTGGAGCGTGCGGCGCGCCAAGGCCAACTGGTTCCGCATCATGGGGGTGCTGGCCTGGGCCGTCGGGCTGGCGCGGTGGCTCGACGGCGTGAAGCGGTGGCGCAACCCATCGACGACCGTGCTCGTGCACGCGCTGTACCTGGTGCTCGTGTGGTACCCGGAGCTGGTGGTGCCGACGGCGTCGCTGTACGTGTTCATGATCGGCGTGTGGTACTaccggttccggccgcggggccccgCGGGGATGGACGCGCGGCTGTCGCAGGCGGACACGGTGGACGGCgacgagctggaggaggagttcgacccggtgccgccgccggacgtGCTGCGCCTGCGCTACGAGCGCCTGCGCACGCTGGCGGGGCGCGTGCAGCGGGTCATGGGCGacgtggcggcgcagggggagCGCCTGCAGGCGCTCGTCAGCTGGCGGGACCCGCGCGCCAGCCGGATCTTCGTCGGCGtctgcctcgccgtcgccgtcgcgctctACGCCATGCCGCCCAAGATGGTGGCCGTGGCCGGGGGGTTCTACTACCTGCGCCACCCCATGTTCCGGGaccccatgccgccgccggccgtcaaCTTCTTCCGCCGCCTGCCGAGCCTCTCGGACAGGCTGCTCTGA
- the LOC120709897 gene encoding 17.7 kDa class I heat shock protein-like — translation MGSSCKPQQQRAAKGDACVADIDPKVECLDGATTYIFRLSLPGFKKEDFKVQVDSGGRLTVRGERPAGYVRFHKVFQLPPTANPDGVAGRFDGAVLSLTVPKQPPCAGAMVAARLV, via the exons ATGGGCAGCAGCTGcaagccgcagcagcagcgagcGGCGAAGGGGGATGCCTGCGTCGCCGACATCGACCCCAAGGTGGAGTGCCTCGACGGCGCCACCACCTACATCTTCCGCCTCAGCCTCCCGGGGTTCAAGAAGGAGGACTTCAAGGTGCAGGTGGACTCCGGCGGGCGGCTGACGGTCCGCGGCGAGCGCCCCGCCGGGTACGTGCGGTTCCACAAGGTGTTCCAGCTGCCGCCGACGGCCAACCCCGACGGGGTGGCCGGCCGCTTCGACGGCGCCGTGCTGTCGCTCACCGTGCCCAAGCAGCCGCCCTGCGCCggggccatggtggcggcgaggctg GTGTGA